Proteins co-encoded in one Listeria ivanovii subsp. ivanovii genomic window:
- a CDS encoding PTS glucose transporter subunit IIA, which yields MGDGIAIIPTNGEIVAPSSESIIMTTKTNHAIGIRTEDGIELLIHCGLDTVQLAGRYSETLVQEGEQVTAGQLLLKMDLTSIQTAGYDTITPIIVTNSADITKLTNLAPKALQHSIHC from the coding sequence TTCCAACTAATGGAGAAATAGTAGCCCCGTCATCCGAATCTATCATAATGACTACAAAAACCAACCACGCCATCGGTATCCGAACAGAAGATGGCATCGAGTTGCTCATTCATTGTGGACTGGATACCGTTCAACTTGCCGGACGTTATTCTGAAACACTCGTTCAAGAAGGGGAACAAGTAACTGCTGGACAACTGCTTCTAAAAATGGATCTTACCTCCATCCAGACAGCCGGTTATGACACTATAACACCAATAATTGTAACAAACAGTGCTGACATCACCAAATTGACAAACCTAGCACCAAAAGCGTTACAGCACTCGATTCATTGTTAA